One genomic window of Glycine max cultivar Williams 82 chromosome 16, Glycine_max_v4.0, whole genome shotgun sequence includes the following:
- the LOC121173675 gene encoding uncharacterized protein, with protein sequence MAMKVQLQTLTKGYLSMLEYIEHKHSIADSLAENLHPISDEDLIGYILSGLDSSYSAFSTAFMMKSDDVFVDDLAGLLLQEEARLEQEHVHQAVVVSQPTNPSPLLSTPAIYTTNRFSNRSSSTNNPNNSSSSFPRRNIDNPRRHPICQLCSKPGHEAINCW encoded by the coding sequence ATGGCAATGAAGGTTCAACTACAAACTCTAACAAAAGGGTATCTTTCTATGCTTGAATATATTGAGCACAAACACTCCATTGCTGACTCTCTTGCTGAAAATCTTCATCCAATTTCCGATGAGGATCTTATTGGTTATATTTTAAGCGGCCTTGATTCCTCTTATAGTGCTTTCTCAACTGCTTTCATGATGAAGTCTGATGATGTCTTTGTTGATGATCTTGCTGGCCTTCTTCTTCAAGAGGAGGCTCGCTTAGAGCAGGAACATGTTCATCAAGCTGTTGTTGTTTCACAGCCCACTAACCCATCCCCACTTTTGTCTACTCCTGCTATTTACACTACAAATCGGTTCTCAAACCGGTCCTCTTCCACCAACAATCCAAACAACAGTTCTAGTTCTTTTCCTAGGCGTAACATTGACAACCCTCGTCGTCATCCTATTTGTCAACTGTGTAGTAAACCTGGACATGAGGCTATTAATTGTTGGTAG